A single genomic interval of Deltaproteobacteria bacterium harbors:
- a CDS encoding YhbY family RNA-binding protein, with protein METKTNKLQGFQRKYLRGIAHDMKPVVFIGKKGLTEGLDRSINDALTAHELIKVKYIDFKDKENKTEISGIIEETHDCQMVGMIGHTAIFYRQHPDEEKRKIAVPSS; from the coding sequence ATGGAAACCAAAACGAACAAATTGCAGGGATTTCAGAGGAAATACCTGAGAGGTATCGCCCACGACATGAAACCGGTGGTCTTTATCGGTAAGAAAGGGCTTACCGAGGGGTTGGACCGCTCCATAAACGATGCATTGACGGCCCATGAACTCATCAAGGTGAAATACATCGACTTCAAGGACAAGGAAAACAAGACGGAGATCTCCGGCATTATCGAGGAGACCCATGACTGCCAAATGGTGGGTATGATCGGTCACACAGCCATCTTCTACCGCCAACACCCGGACGAGGAAAAACGCAAAATCGCCGTTCCTTCGAGTTAG